Genomic DNA from Parcubacteria group bacterium:
CGGAATACTCGCGGATGCGCGGGCGCTCCTACGCCTTCACCGCGAGGATGATGGTGAAGCACGGCCTCGACTTCATCCGCACCCACTCAGGCGACGAGATCAGGCTACCCGACATGAGGGAGAAGGCGGCGGAATTCGAGGCGGCCGAGCCGAAGCGCGAGGAGCCGTGCGGGAGGGTCGCGGTCTGCCGCAGGCCCGTGTTCGTCGGCAACCGCCGTTACTTCCCCGGCGCTGTCCTGCCGGAGAAGGCGCTCGACCTCCTGGACGACGCGCAGAAGGCGCGGGCCGTGAGGTGGAGGCGTTAAGAGGCAAAACATTATGGAAGTGAAAAACAGGCCCATCGGCGAGATCATCCCCTACGCCGCAAACGCCAAGAAGCACGTCAAAAAGCAGATTGAGCAGGTGTCAAAGTCCATCGAGGCGTTCGGCTGGGCGCAGCCTCTCGTCGTGGACTGCGACGGCAACCTCATCATCGGTCATTGCCGCCTCGAGGCCGCGCTTAAGCTCGGTCTCAAGGAGGTTCCGACCGTCACGATGGCCGACCTTTCCCCCGAGCAGGTGAAGGCCTTGAGGCTGGTCGAGCTAGACCCACACTACTGCGACGTGATAATCAAGCGTTGGGAGGACTACACCAGCCGTAAGGCAGAAAAGGCATGAAAGTCGAAAATCCAGTCAAACTGACCGATGAGGTCTCTCTAAAGCTAGAGCAGGCCGCCGCCATCGACGCGACTTGGGAGGAATGCGCGTTTTACGCGGGCATCAGCCCTGCCTGCCTTTACAACTGGCTTGAGAGCGTCGAGGGGTTGAGGGAGCGATTGGAGGCGTTGCGCAACAAGCCGGTTCTCAAGGCCAGGCAGTCGCTGGTCGGCTCGCTCGACTCCCCGGAGATGGCGCTGAAATACCTAGAACGCAAGCGTAAGGTGGAGTTCGCCCTGCGCCTCGAAAGCACGGGCGCGGACGGGGAGGCCCTGTTTGCCGACGTGACCGAGACGCTCAAGTCGCTCACCGAGCAGCTGCGCGCCGACGAGGACGCTGAGGACGCGGACGCGAAACATGAACAAGCGAAGACAGATGCCGAACCTAGACCCGAAACCGCCGCTCCCGCCGCTGTCCGGCCGTGAGCGGGCCTTCTGCATGGCCGTCCTCGCCCTCCTGAAGGTCGGGGAGCGTCCGGCCAGCGAGTGCCTCACGGAGTCCCAGCTCCGCATCTTCGCCGCGCTCGTGATCAGGCGACACCCGCGCGTCCAGATACTCATGGGGACGCAGGCCGGCAAGAGCATGACCGTCGGCCTCGC
This window encodes:
- a CDS encoding ParB/Srx family N-terminal domain-containing protein, encoding MEVKNRPIGEIIPYAANAKKHVKKQIEQVSKSIEAFGWAQPLVVDCDGNLIIGHCRLEAALKLGLKEVPTVTMADLSPEQVKALRLVELDPHYCDVIIKRWEDYTSRKAEKA